A single genomic interval of Aegicerativicinus sediminis harbors:
- a CDS encoding tetratricopeptide repeat protein: protein MNEPVYIVVSGIADYFSLSVRDEDLAKSMESTYQRLVKESYKSFEVDNLVFDSGYSYAQFSNIKECLDAVLLLERKLAEFSFIPQICIIHALEKNKVAKWKKSRWAKLSNSLLKIGVEDSVIITSPVHEELVKLEGYGSEFVENYEVEGLDEVVSVYALEDDFLVTPDVEAIHAKVAKESPSKEKRKASFTHILIALSTLIGMSAVFAYLNVLNSDPIINDYSIAVLPFRDITTETDSTEIKMSYGISDAVIDHLVKLEDLVVISHYSSRNVLNYSNKISEISSLLGVAYVLEGNVTYDDDSLTIDAQVIDVQSSQAIWENSYYRSIEDLLVVESEIAKEIVDLLKINLSFDDMKAVVGLPTDNIDSYENYVLGQQENLKKSVTANRKSIDYYGKAIRLDTTFANAYAEIASSTLERIIYKDATPREVIRLAKIYLDKAEELNDQLATIYSCRGLISIYEENYQEAFFNYEKAIRMAPNDPDIRLGFARYFNTVNEYEKQIEQNRLAYKLDPLSFDTAQKFAQALLVNKKYKEVEILLEDFRTKFGNKYTNQINRLYIQNAIGTQNFDQAISDLKALAWTDSLQLGALGYSYGRKNDTVMAKTVIDSIKILEDFPMKNYEIATVFAGLGNRDSVLYYLDSTRINPTILISKDMDYPQILTDVNIFNKLILNYYK, encoded by the coding sequence ATGAATGAGCCCGTCTACATAGTTGTATCAGGAATAGCTGATTATTTCAGTCTGAGTGTTAGGGATGAAGATTTAGCCAAATCTATGGAATCTACCTATCAGAGATTGGTTAAAGAATCGTACAAATCTTTTGAAGTTGACAATCTGGTATTTGATAGTGGCTATTCCTACGCTCAATTTTCGAATATTAAAGAATGCTTGGACGCTGTTCTATTACTAGAAAGAAAGCTAGCTGAGTTTAGTTTTATTCCGCAGATCTGTATTATACATGCATTAGAAAAGAATAAGGTTGCGAAATGGAAAAAAAGCCGTTGGGCGAAATTATCCAATTCACTTTTGAAAATAGGGGTAGAGGATAGCGTCATAATTACCTCGCCCGTGCATGAAGAACTCGTGAAATTGGAAGGCTATGGTTCTGAATTTGTTGAAAATTATGAAGTCGAGGGGTTGGACGAGGTTGTTTCGGTTTATGCTTTAGAGGATGATTTTTTGGTTACCCCAGATGTTGAAGCTATCCATGCTAAAGTTGCGAAGGAAAGTCCCTCTAAAGAAAAAAGAAAAGCCTCTTTTACACATATACTAATAGCGCTTTCTACATTAATAGGAATGTCCGCTGTTTTTGCTTATCTAAACGTGCTAAATTCTGACCCTATAATAAATGATTATTCTATTGCTGTATTGCCATTTCGCGATATAACCACCGAAACAGACTCAACAGAAATAAAAATGAGTTATGGTATAAGTGATGCGGTAATAGATCATTTGGTTAAGTTGGAGGACTTAGTGGTGATATCTCATTATTCATCCCGCAATGTTTTAAATTATTCAAACAAAATTTCAGAAATCTCCAGTTTACTTGGGGTGGCCTATGTCTTGGAAGGTAATGTTACCTATGATGACGATAGTTTAACTATCGATGCCCAAGTAATAGATGTTCAGTCCTCCCAAGCTATTTGGGAAAATTCATATTATAGATCGATTGAAGATTTATTGGTTGTAGAATCAGAAATTGCAAAAGAGATTGTTGATTTATTAAAAATTAATTTATCCTTTGATGATATGAAGGCTGTTGTAGGCCTACCAACAGATAATATAGATTCGTATGAAAATTATGTACTTGGCCAGCAAGAGAATTTGAAGAAGTCGGTAACTGCTAATCGTAAAAGTATTGACTATTATGGAAAGGCAATAAGGTTAGACACAACCTTCGCAAATGCATATGCTGAAATCGCCTCCTCAACCTTGGAAAGAATTATTTACAAAGATGCAACACCAAGGGAGGTAATTAGACTTGCCAAAATCTATCTAGATAAGGCTGAGGAATTGAATGATCAGTTGGCGACTATTTATTCGTGCAGGGGGCTAATTAGTATTTATGAGGAGAATTATCAGGAAGCTTTTTTCAACTACGAAAAGGCCATTCGTATGGCGCCTAATGATCCTGATATTCGTTTAGGATTTGCGAGGTATTTTAATACGGTTAATGAATATGAAAAGCAAATTGAACAGAACCGTTTGGCGTATAAATTAGATCCACTATCTTTTGATACTGCCCAAAAATTTGCTCAAGCATTATTGGTTAATAAAAAGTATAAGGAAGTTGAAATTCTGTTAGAAGATTTCAGAACAAAATTTGGAAATAAGTATACCAATCAAATTAATAGACTTTATATACAAAATGCCATTGGAACTCAAAATTTTGATCAAGCCATTTCCGATCTCAAGGCATTGGCTTGGACGGATAGTTTGCAGTTGGGTGCTTTAGGCTATAGCTACGGTAGAAAAAATGACACGGTTATGGCAAAAACTGTTATAGACAGTATAAAAATTTTGGAAGATTTCCCTATGAAAAATTATGAAATTGCTACAGTCTTCGCTGGGCTTGGAAATCGGGATAGTGTTCTTTACTACCTTGATAGTACACGAATCAACCCTACCATTTTAATTTCAAAAGATATGGATTATCCTCAAATTTTAACTGATGTAAATATTTTCAATAAATTGATTCTCAATTATTACAAGTAG
- a CDS encoding retropepsin-like aspartic protease, producing MIEVQDYFKLKKYFLTNKNLLPEENSLYYEAILLNRFNNLARSNDQIEKLLSFENSNLNDTLLNKIYHTKLLNHINLYEYKKAAEVSESILKRYRYLNDSSKIETIENEFNIWKSLENIRPQEIIKSKDTDIPLTIDKATLLNIDVTINGITNNYIFDTGANISVIKKSLVNDLGLKPIESDFYVTAFTGKKVDSQLAIAEELSIGGITFKNVVFLVLNDEDISFPQFDYYINGIIGFPVIEAMEEIRISKNNIISTPLTPSVYSLNNFAIDGLTPIVAVQYNKDTLSFGLDTGAKSTSLYAPFYRKYTKSIEDKYKPQTITSGSAGGTVDFEGFVIDSIQFTIGNSMASLNNMQLHKSDFKVDINNFYGNLGQDFIQQFDEMIISFKYGSIFFK from the coding sequence TTGATTGAAGTTCAGGACTATTTTAAATTAAAAAAATATTTTCTAACCAATAAAAATCTTCTGCCCGAAGAAAATAGCCTCTATTATGAGGCTATTTTACTTAACCGATTTAATAATTTGGCTAGGTCAAACGATCAAATTGAAAAGCTGTTAAGCTTTGAAAATTCAAATCTAAACGACACTCTATTAAATAAAATATACCACACAAAACTGTTAAATCATATCAATCTATATGAGTATAAAAAAGCAGCAGAAGTCTCCGAGTCCATACTGAAAAGGTATCGGTATTTAAATGATTCTTCAAAAATTGAAACTATAGAAAATGAATTTAATATTTGGAAGTCATTAGAGAATATCCGTCCACAGGAAATAATAAAATCTAAAGACACTGATATTCCCTTAACAATAGATAAGGCCACTCTTTTAAATATAGATGTTACCATAAACGGTATTACCAATAATTACATATTTGATACTGGTGCGAATATTTCTGTAATTAAAAAATCCCTCGTTAACGATTTAGGATTAAAACCTATTGAATCTGATTTTTATGTTACTGCATTTACCGGTAAAAAAGTAGATAGTCAATTAGCTATTGCAGAAGAACTAAGTATCGGAGGAATAACTTTTAAGAATGTAGTTTTTTTGGTTTTGAATGATGAAGATATTTCATTTCCTCAATTTGATTACTATATCAATGGAATTATTGGTTTTCCGGTAATTGAGGCAATGGAGGAAATTCGAATTTCGAAAAACAATATTATTTCTACACCATTAACTCCATCTGTTTATAGTTTAAACAATTTTGCTATAGATGGACTTACGCCCATTGTAGCAGTTCAATACAATAAAGATACTTTAAGCTTTGGGTTAGATACAGGGGCGAAAAGCACTTCTCTCTATGCACCTTTTTATCGAAAATATACCAAAAGCATTGAAGACAAATACAAACCACAGACAATAACTTCTGGCAGTGCCGGTGGAACAGTTGATTTTGAAGGTTTTGTTATTGATAGTATTCAATTTACCATTGGAAATTCTATGGCTAGCTTAAATAATATGCAACTACACAAGTCGGACTTCAAAGTGGACATCAACAACTTTTATGGAAATCTTGGTCAAGATTTTATTCAGCAATTTGATGAAATGATTATCAGTTTTAAATACGGATCAATATTTTTCAAATAA
- a CDS encoding head GIN domain-containing protein, producing MKNQFFFLMALAMLIICSCSVDTIEGSGVESTQIRDVPTFNKVESEGVFDITIIQSDFQSVEITADNNILHLVRTSVHNNMLILKLDDDNNYRNINVKATIYVENINEIKNSGSGNITAIDILQTDNFKVENIGSGDITLDGAADGLALINEGSGVVHAFDFVADNCDIKIDGSGDCEVFCNEYLNVKIEGSGDLFYIGEPIINSSITGSGNVKSAN from the coding sequence ATGAAAAATCAATTCTTTTTTTTAATGGCCTTGGCCATGCTAATAATTTGTTCCTGCTCTGTGGATACTATTGAGGGATCTGGTGTTGAATCCACCCAAATTAGAGATGTCCCTACTTTTAATAAAGTTGAAAGTGAAGGTGTATTTGACATAACCATTATCCAAAGCGATTTTCAATCGGTTGAAATTACGGCCGACAATAACATTCTTCATTTGGTAAGAACCAGTGTGCATAATAATATGCTGATATTGAAATTAGATGATGATAACAATTACAGGAATATCAATGTAAAGGCAACAATTTATGTCGAAAATATAAATGAAATTAAAAATTCCGGAAGTGGTAATATTACTGCCATAGATATTTTACAAACCGATAATTTTAAGGTTGAAAACATTGGATCTGGAGACATTACATTGGATGGTGCTGCTGATGGTTTAGCTTTGATTAATGAAGGTTCTGGCGTAGTCCATGCGTTTGATTTTGTGGCAGACAATTGTGATATTAAGATTGACGGAAGTGGCGATTGTGAAGTTTTTTGCAATGAATATTTGAATGTAAAAATTGAAGGTAGCGGAGATCTTTTTTATATTGGAGAACCAATAATCAACTCTAGCATTACTGGATCTGGCAATGTTAAAAGTGCCAACTAA